GCCACTGTACACTTTATCGCTTTAATGAGCCCGGGGCCGGATTTCGCGCTAGTGGTACAAAACGCAACACGTTACGGTCGCCAGACCGGTTTATACATTGCACTTGGCTTATCGTTTGGCATTCTGCTTCACTCAGTACTGAGCCTAACGGGCGTCAGCTACCTTGTTCACCAGCAGCCGACTTTATTTGCGGTGCTGCAACTCGCTGGCGGCAGTTACTTATTCTACCTAGGCTATGGCGCACTCAAGGCCAGTTGGTCAATACTACGTAACAACAAGCAAAACGACGAACCATCCGCTCAAACCAGCTTATTACTGAGTAACAAGCGTCAGGCTTTCTCGCGCGGCTTTGCCACCAACATCCTCAACCCAAAGGCGTTGGTGTTCTTTGTCAGCCTGATGTCGAGCTTAGTGCCAGCCAGCATGTCACTAACCGGTAAAGGAATGGCATTGGTTATTCTTTGGGGGCTGTCTTTACTGTGGTTCTCATTTCTTGCTTGGGCCTTATCAACTCAACGTATGCAGCGAAAAATTCATTCTCTGGCCGTATATATCGATAGCCTTTGTGGCGTCCTATTCACCCTTATCGGCCTGAGCATTTTGTGGCAATCCCTGTCTGCCCTGCTCTCAAGTGTCTAAAATTTGATTCGAGATTACATTTTCATAACAAATCCTTAGACTCAAAGTTACTCCACTGTCACTCTTGTCGCTGCATAAATAACAAGGAGAACAAGATGCAGTGGAAACGTACTTTTCTAACGACATGCCTATTATTAACGTCCGTTGGTGCTGCCGCGAATCAGGCTGCCGATTCAGTTGCCCCAGAACACAGTAGTGGCTTAGAACAAAAGCAACTGGTTAAGGCCAAAGACTGGATGGTCACCGCCGCCAACCCGCTCGCGACACAAGCGGGCGCTGATATCCTCAAGCAAGGCGGTAACGCTATCGATGCTATGGTCACCACTCAGCTCATGCTGGGTCTGGTTGAACCGCAATCCTCAGGGATTGGTGGCGGTGCTTTCTTGGTTTACTGGGATGCCAAAAAGCAGCAGTTAACGACTTATGATGGCCGTGAAACCGCACCTCTAGCCGCAACCCCTCGCCTATTCCAAGATGAGAAGGGCGAACCGATGCAGTTTTACGATGCCGTCGTAGGTGGCCGTTCTGTCGGTACGCCAGGTACCGTAAAACTGATGTGGGATACTCATCAGAAATACGGCAAGCTTGAATGGAAAAAGCTGATTGAACCTGTGGCCGAAGTCGCTAAGAACGGTTTTACTATCAGCCCTCGTCTAGCAACCTTAATTGAAAAAGATGCAGAGCGCCTGTCGCGTTTCCCTGCCACAAAAGCCTACTTCTTTAATAGTGATGGCTCTGCCAAACAGCAAGGCACATTACTTAAGAACCCTGAATACGCGGCGACACTCGAAGCCATCGCCAAAGGTGGTGCGGATGCGTTTTATCAAGGCAAGATTGCTAGCGATATTATCAACACCGTTCAGTCAGCCGCTGGCAACCCGGGCGTACTAGCGCAAGCCGATTTCGATGCTTACCAAATCAAACAGCGTCAACCTGTCTGTTCCGCTTATCAAAGCTACGACATCTGTGGAATGGGTCCACCAAGTTCTGGCGCCCTTACCGTGGGTCAGATTCTGGCGATGACAGAGCAGTTTGACCTCAAAAACTGGGGTCCTGATAACGCAAAATCTTGGCAAGTTATCGCCGATGCTTCACGCTTAGCCTTTGCGGATCGCGGCATGTACATGGCCGATGAAGATTTTGTCCCTATGCCAACTCAAGGTTTGATCAATTCAGACTACCTTAAACAGCGCGCGAAACTGATCACGCCAGGGAAAGCACTGGAGTCAGCACCAGCAGGCACACCACCTTGGGACTACGCTCAGCGCCAAAGCCGTGATGAATCCATCGAACTGCCATCTACCAGCCACTTCAATGTGGTTGATAAAGAGGGCAACGTGGTGTCGATCACAACCACGATTGAGAACGCGTTTGGTTCACGCTTGATGACCAATGGGTTCCTGCTCAATAACGAGCTGACCGACTTCTCTTTCCGTACACACAAAGATGGTTACCCTATCGCCAACCGCTTAGAGCCGGGCAAACGCCCTCGCTCCTCAATGGCACCGACCATCATCATGCAAGACGATAAACCTTATATGGCGATCGGTTCTCCGGGTGGCAGCCGTATCATAGGTTATGTTGCCCAAGCGATCATTGCTCACACGCAATGGGATATGGATATTCAACAAGCCATCAACCAGCCACACTTGCTAAATCGCTTCGGTACATTAGATATTGAGCAAGGAACAGAGGCAGAAAAATTCAAATCAGAGTTAGAGAAAATGGGTTTCGAAGTGAATATTCGTGACTTGAATT
This sequence is a window from Vibrio coralliilyticus. Protein-coding genes within it:
- a CDS encoding LysE family translocator, producing MNELTILATLATVHFIALMSPGPDFALVVQNATRYGRQTGLYIALGLSFGILLHSVLSLTGVSYLVHQQPTLFAVLQLAGGSYLFYLGYGALKASWSILRNNKQNDEPSAQTSLLLSNKRQAFSRGFATNILNPKALVFFVSLMSSLVPASMSLTGKGMALVILWGLSLLWFSFLAWALSTQRMQRKIHSLAVYIDSLCGVLFTLIGLSILWQSLSALLSSV
- the ggt gene encoding gamma-glutamyltransferase, whose translation is MQWKRTFLTTCLLLTSVGAAANQAADSVAPEHSSGLEQKQLVKAKDWMVTAANPLATQAGADILKQGGNAIDAMVTTQLMLGLVEPQSSGIGGGAFLVYWDAKKQQLTTYDGRETAPLAATPRLFQDEKGEPMQFYDAVVGGRSVGTPGTVKLMWDTHQKYGKLEWKKLIEPVAEVAKNGFTISPRLATLIEKDAERLSRFPATKAYFFNSDGSAKQQGTLLKNPEYAATLEAIAKGGADAFYQGKIASDIINTVQSAAGNPGVLAQADFDAYQIKQRQPVCSAYQSYDICGMGPPSSGALTVGQILAMTEQFDLKNWGPDNAKSWQVIADASRLAFADRGMYMADEDFVPMPTQGLINSDYLKQRAKLITPGKALESAPAGTPPWDYAQRQSRDESIELPSTSHFNVVDKEGNVVSITTTIENAFGSRLMTNGFLLNNELTDFSFRTHKDGYPIANRLEPGKRPRSSMAPTIIMQDDKPYMAIGSPGGSRIIGYVAQAIIAHTQWDMDIQQAINQPHLLNRFGTLDIEQGTEAEKFKSELEKMGFEVNIRDLNSGLHAILFKNNELEGAADPRREGAAIGQ